The Helicoverpa armigera isolate CAAS_96S chromosome 21, ASM3070526v1, whole genome shotgun sequence sequence ACTAACCTGGCAGTTCCTCCACAGCCCGCATAAGATCACTCGCATGCTGTGTAGTGGCCACACTAGTGAGTACACTAGCATGTAGCGCGGGGAACTATAACCTGTGGGTGTATATACTAACCTGGCAGTTCCTCCACAGCCCGCATAAGATCACTCGCATGCTGTGTAGTGGCCACACTAGTGAGTACACTAGCATGTAGCGCGGGGAACTATAACCTGTGGGTGTATATACTAACCTGGCAGTTCCTCCACAGCCCGCATAAGATCACTCGCATGCTGTGTAGTGGCCACACTAGTGAGTACACTAGCATGTAGCGCGGGGAACTATAACCTGTGGGTGTATATACTAACCTGGCAGTTCCTCCACAGCCCGCATAAGATCACTCGCATGCTGTGTAGTGGCCACACTAGTGAGTACACTAGCATGTAGCGCGGGGAACTCGTGCCGCGGGTTGAGGGCGGCGCCACAGCATCGCGACGCTAAGTTGCCGAGAGTGTCCGCTAGTTCCGCGTTCGCTATGTTTATTAGTTTCGTTTCGCTGTAGtctggaaataaaaatactcagtATTAAAAAGTTGTCGGTAAGTCGCGAGTCACACCGGAGTGGCAGCGTCCGCGTGCCTCGCGCGTCTTGTTGATGTTTCCGCCCGCGACTGCCAGCGGCGACGTGCAGTCACTCGTGGTGCCGCGGGCGGCCGCGTGACCGCCTCAAGCTTTTGAGCGATACTGgtcttagtatttatttatttttggaaggCTTGCAGTGTAATAACACGACCAAGACACCAATAGTTTAACTGTTAAACTAAGCGCCCACATACAGGTAAGCTAATATAAAATACACTGAAGACTCAATCGAATACCTATTGGTATAAgacagtaatataatattttaaaaaaatatttggctaGTAATCCCTTTGCTGTGCCTGCACTTGTGCAAAACAGAtctatatttaaatcaaatGGTATTGCGGTAAAGTTAAACATTATTTCACATTGAAGGTGCTCGCCGCGTCGTTGCCGACCGGTGTGACTCGGGCCTTAAAAGTACCATAAAATCCTATGAGGGAAACATAATTACATAGAGACATCATATGTTGACATTGAATATTGTTAACAAAAGATACTGGCTCATTCCCCAACAGTGGGACAGTATACTCACTGGCGTCACTGGCCATAGTGGCCTCCCGCAGCAGCAGATACCGCAGCGCCTCATTCCCCACGCGGCTGCTTCTCGGATCCACCACGTTGCCCAGAGACTTGGACATCTTGCTGCCGTCCACTGTCCAGTGCGAGTGACAGACTAGACGCCGTGGTGGATGCCATTTGACTGCCATTAGGAAGGCTGGCCAGTATATGCCGTGGAATCTGTGAATGAAAATTTTACCTTGTAGTTTTGGAGTAAAATGAAAGCACAggcgacctcgatggcgcaatggtcaccatgccggactgccgaacctgaggtcccggatTTGATTCCCGGtccggtcgacatttgtgtgatgagcatgagGCTTTGCGATGTCAGTCATATTTGAAAGCAGCTTTCTTTTAGAACTTAAACCTTACCATAGGGTGAAGATTGAAAGGGATAAACTAGGCCTTGAAAGATTTTAAGTAAGTTTTCACCTGGCTACGTAATATAATTCACGGAAGATCTCATCTAAAACTATATATTTCCTACTAAACCCCCCTTTATGTAGATGTCCTCACTTGAGTATATCCTTGCCGAGCACGTGCAGTGCGGGCGGCCACACGTGTCCGCGTGACGTCATCGCCTCGCGCTGCGGGTAGCCCAGCACTGACAGGTAGTTGAGCAGCGCGTCTAGCCACACGTAGATGCTTTGGTCTTCTTTCTACACTATATATCCTACCATCCTACTAATTCTACCAATGCTACTAATCCTACCAATGCTACTGAACCTACCATCCTACTAACAATACCAATTCTACCAATGCTTCTAATCCTACTATCCTACCAATCCTACCATCCTACCATCCTACCAATGCTACTATCCTACAAATCCTACCAATGCTACTATCCTACAAATTCTACCATCCTACCAATGCTACTATCCTACAAATCCTAACAATGCTACTATCCTACCAATGCTACCATCTTACAAATGCTGCTAATCCTATCATCCTACCAATGCTACGAATCCTACCTGTCCTACATTAACTTACTTGAGTTTCTTCCCAAACTACATATTTCCTAATAAAACCCTCCTTTATGTAGATGTGCTCACTTGAGTATATCCTTGCCGAGCACGTGCAGTGCGGGCGGCCACACGTGTCCGCGTGACGTCATCGCCTCGCGCTGCGGGTAGCCCAGCACTGACAGGTAGTTGATCAGCGCGTCTAGCCATACGTAGATGCTTTGCTCTTCTTTATAAACTATACATCCTGCTACCCTACTATCCTACCAATGCTTCTAATCCTACCATCCTACCAATGCTACTAATCCTACCATCCTACCAATGCTACTAATCCTACCAGTGCTACTAATCCTACCAGTGCCACTAATCCTACCATCCTACCAATGCTACTAATCCTACCATCCTACCAGTGCTACTAATCCTACCATCCTACCAATGCTACTAATCCTACCATACTACCAGTGCTACTAATCCTACCATCCTACCAATGCTACTAATTCTACTATCCTACCAAAGTTACTAATCTAACTATCCTACTAATCCTACCATGCTACTATCCTACTTTCCTACTAATCATACTATCCTACTAATCCTACCATCCTACCAAAGCTACTAATCCAACTATCCTACTTTCTACTAATATCCTAGTCCTAGTAATTTTATAAacacacaccacgcgggcgaagccgctaacagaagctagtatttcgTAATAAAACCCTCGAGTTTCTTCCTAAACTACATATTTCTTAATAAGCCCTCCTCTAGGTACATGTGCTCACTTGAGTATATCCTTGCCGAGCACGTGCAGTGCGGGCGGCCACACGTGTCCGCGTGACGTCATCGCCTCGCGCTGCGGGTAGCCCAGCACTGACAGGTAGTTGATCAACGCATCTAGCCACACGTAGATGCTTTGCTCTTCATCGTTTGGCACCTGTAGCAAAATAGTTGCTAATATatctgtaaatattatttatgttcgcaataaactcaaaaagtagtGATCGTCTTATCATTTCTATTAAATCCCCTCGCAATACTCGCTCCCCCCGTGGTTTTACAGATAATCAGTATCTTAAAATGACAACCATTCTgttatcagaatggctgtcacttttTTCAATGTGAAGAAACTGCGTAAATGTATTGAGTTTTTatctggtagcaattaggtagcaactctcttatgtatttcGAAGGGATCTCTGGAGAAGTAACAGCGCTTATGATGGCCACAAAAACTACCGCACCGACTTTCAATAACTTTTAAAGACTTTCTTTgcaagctacttttggaatgggcaactacaATCAGAATcctaatactaatattataaatgcaaaagtaactctgtctggaTAGTTTctattacagaaaataaaaataaaatttattccggacaaacagcgccatctatcccGCGAGATCGGGTTAGCTAGTTAATTATAAAGGCttaaatgactttgactttgactttcacAGGGGTTTGTTTACTTACCCGTATAGCCCAGTGTACTCTGCTGGACGGTCGACTGACTGATATATCAGGTAAATAAGCATCATCTGCTACCATCTCTTGTAACTGTGTCTGAAACTTTACCGGTGTTATCACGCCatctgtaagtacatatttatgtaactaTATAGTTATTTGGGATATTTTTGGTGTTATTAAATTTAAACAGGCGTTTGCCACATGTTTAGAAAATAATCCAATGCACTTCTTGTATAGTTTTATATGCTGACAACACCAGATGGAATAACtgttttaagatttatgtttttttaaagctCAGACTCCACCAAAGAGAGTTTCTCCACTTGAATACCATCAAATAAGcaaaaagaatttatttcaagaacgaaattctattgtttgtataaaaatctGGTCTTTTAAAGAGGTTCGTTCGATTTTGATGTGGCTTTACATTTTAAACCTAGCAATACTGCATTTTTTGATATTGACAAGCTGTAATTTAATACTTCACATACCAGTTTTGAGCCAATTCTTAAGATGCACTTTGAAAGCGCTGAGCCTGAACATGTAATTAGTCTCCTCCGTCCACTCCACTTTGTGACCAGACTCTATTGATACTTTCACCtgcaattacaataaaatgcaatcaaaataaattcactttttttgggaaatcatgaaatgcccccgctgtgggttagcgtTATTGACTAAaacttcttaagccctttatttaTGTATCAGGAGCGCGGTAATACGCGCGGACAATCCCACAGCCCAAATGGATATTCACTTGAATATTAGTTTCCATATTTTTGCGAAGTACAAaggtttttgaatattaataactagcttttgcgggacttatttttcaaatactgTTGTTTCAGAAaacctaaactaatattataaagctgaagaattttcttaaacatagCGTTCTTAATTCAGGAATATCTGATCTGATTTCAAAATTCTCTCAGTTTTATattgcccatttatcgaagaaggctaaaGGTTACCTAATATTTATCTGTGCACGTAAAGTAGTTCTCTCACAACGCGGATCAGAATAATTAGTACTAgcatttaaatcaaattaatgcAAATAAACTTACATTCTCTCCGTCCCTGAGCTCATCTTTAACATGTGTTTCGGGCACAAATGCCTCGTCGTTCACGCTGTACCAACCGCTGTATTTAGCCTTGTATATGTGGTCTTCTTCCACTAGTTTGTTCTGTTAACAAGAGAATAAGtataaattagatatttttagaGGTTTCACTCATGGAAAGAGAGAATGGCGAGGTAGGACTCGTGAAAATGGAAATATCTTGAAAAATGGAGAGATAGAGTGGCGAGATAAGTCCCTTCTCCACCTTAAAAAAATCAAAGGGATGGGaaaacttttgaataatttcCCATACTAAACTTGAAAAAATGCCATGGATTCAAAGAAATTTCTGAAAATATCTATATAGTACTTAAAATTAGCGATAGATAAACAACCATAAGGCTGTGAGGTAGGATCTATTTCTGATTGGACTTTATAGATTGAGGTTGAGCAACCACCAATAGGTCTTAAGTAAGACTTAGAAAATTATCAAGAGCAAAGACTATTTCATTCAACCCACCAGAATACTCCAAAACGCTCAATTTCTGTTTATATGGCTAAATAAAgggtttaaattataaaatactcacCCAAAAATGCCTAACCGCAGTCTTATGCCTCTCCTCCGTAGTACGTATAAAGTCTGTGTAGTCTACATTGAACTCCTTGAACAGCTGCTTATACTCCTCAGATATGTTGGTACAGTACTCCGGTAACGATAACTTGGCTTTAGCAGCGGCCTGCTGTATCTTGGTGCCATGTTCGTCTGTTCCTGGAATTTTAATTGGTATTCTTACTTTATTATAGTAGAGGTtctttttgtttatatgtaCCCTAAAGGAACCAATTTGAAGAAAAATCTGTGTTGGAAGTTTAATTGCTCACAAGTTACATAAGCTGTATTttgtacagataaaggaaagaTGTTTCCCTGggatgcgggtggaaccgctTAGCTTGTG is a genomic window containing:
- the LOC110381563 gene encoding methionine--tRNA ligase, mitochondrial → MRLTLRLLSSVVQKTPFYITTPIFYVNAAPHIGHLYTAVVADAIQRFEKLTNPDYQIVFSTGTDEHGTKIQQAAAKAKLSLPEYCTNISEEYKQLFKEFNVDYTDFIRTTEERHKTAVRHFWNKLVEEDHIYKAKYSGWYSVNDEAFVPETHVKDELRDGENVKVSIESGHKVEWTEETNYMFRLSAFKVHLKNWLKTDGVITPVKFQTQLQEMVADDAYLPDISVSRPSSRVHWAIRVPNDEEQSIYVWLDALINYLSVLGYPQREAMTSRGHVWPPALHVLGKDILKFHGIYWPAFLMAVKWHPPRRLVCHSHWTVDGSKMSKSLGNVVDPRSSRVGNEALRYLLLREATMASDANYSETKLINIANAELADTLGNLASRCCGAALNPRHEFPALHASVLTSVATTQHASDLMRAVEELPEICHGHYRNYHFYKAVDAVIRTLHIANLFFETSKPWELRKKPETQKELDVILHLTMETLRICGIILQPIIPQMTKTLLDKLQIGRDCRNWQHCETPSWRLKGAIYETKNIQSGKFVLFQRIYDKKVSQAELRKNASEEKKKKAQKKKVTA